ATCCAAAACGTGTCGGCGGGGCATGAGACCGATATGACCTTCACCGTTTCCAAGGGTGATTTCAGTCAAACCATGACCATACTCAAGGAGTCGGTCAAGACCATCGGTGCCCGCGATGTCACCGGAGATACCAATATCGCCAAGATTTCCGCCATTGGCGTCGGCATGCGCTCCCATTCCGGCGTGGCCCAGAAAATGTTCAAGGCCCTCGCCGACGAACGGATCAATATTCAGATGATCTCCACTTCCGAAATCAAGATCTCCGTGGTCATCGACGAAAAATATACCGAGTTGGCCGTGCGAACCCTCCATTCCGCCTTCGATCTGGACAAGGTGGCCGGAGATTCCATTGCAGGATGATCCGGGACCGAAGATTGCCATCTACGACACGACCTTGCGCGACGGAAGCCAGGGAGAGGGCATTCTCCTCTCCCTGGAGGACAAACTGCGTATTGCCGAACGTCTGGACGATTTTGGCGTCGATTTTATCGAGGGGGGCTGGCCGGGGGCCAATCCCAAGGACAGTGCGTTTTTTCAGCATGCCCGGGCACTGAATCTTAAAAGCCGGTTGACCGCGTTTGGCGCGACCCGCCGTCCCGGTCTCAAGGTCGCCGAAGACCCGACCTTGCAGGGGCTCTTGCAGGCGCAAACCGCCACGATCACCCTCTTTGGCAAAACCTGGGACCTGCATGTTCGCGAGGGGATGGGTATTGGCGTGGATGAAAACATTGATTTAATTCATGATTCCGTTGCATTCCTGAAACAACGGGTCGATACGGTCATCTTCGATGCCGAACATTTTTTCGATGGATTCAAGGATAGTCCCGATTATGCCGTGAAGGTACTTCAGGCGGCGGTGGCGGGAGGGGCGGACTGGTTGGTGCTTTGCGACACCAATGGTGGGACAATGGTGACGGAACTGGCGGAAATATTTGCAAAAACACAGGCCGCCATCGTGGAACGCCCCCTGGGAATCCATTGTCACAACGATTGCGGCCTGGCTGTCGCCAACAGCCTGGTGGCGGTGGAACAGGGGGCGCTCCAGGTTCAGGGAACCATCAATGGCCTGGGGGAACGGTGCGGCAACGCCAATCTGGTCAGTGTCATCGCCAACCTGATGCTGAAGATGGGAAGAAAAACGGGGATTACCGATCATCAACTGAAATCCCTGAAAACATTGAGCCGATTTGTCGATGAACGTGTCAACCGATCGCCGCGGCGCGATCAACCCTTCGTCGGCACTTCCGCTTTTGCCCACAAGGGGGGGATTCACGTTTCCGCCATCCTCAAGAATGGCCGCACCTACGAACATGTCGTACCGGAACGGGTGGGAAACCAGCGACGTATCCTGGTTTCGGAACAGGCAGGCCGCAGCAACCTGCTTGCCAAACTTGCCGAATACGGAATCAAGGGCGTCGATAACGCCGATTCCCGATTGCACCATCTCCTGGTGGAAATCAAGGACCTCGAAAACCAGGGGTATCAATTCGATGGCGCCGAGGCGAGCTTCGAGTTGCGCGCCCGTCGCGCCCTGGGTGAGGTGCCCAACTATTTCGAGACCGAGGGATTCAGGGTCATCGATGAACGGCGTTCTCGCGGCGGCGATGACAAAATCATGGGCGCCGAGGCCACCGTCAAGGTCAAGGTCGGCGCTACCCAACTGCATCTGGTCGGGGAAGGGGCAGGACCTGTCGATGCCCTCCATACCGCATTGCTCAAGGCCCTGGAACGATTCTATCCCGACATCGAAAACATGAAACTGGTCGATTACAAGGTGCGCATCCTTCAAGGAGAGGGAACCAACGCCAAGGTTCGGGTTGCCATCGAAT
The DNA window shown above is from Magnetococcales bacterium and carries:
- a CDS encoding citramalate synthase, whose translation is MQDDPGPKIAIYDTTLRDGSQGEGILLSLEDKLRIAERLDDFGVDFIEGGWPGANPKDSAFFQHARALNLKSRLTAFGATRRPGLKVAEDPTLQGLLQAQTATITLFGKTWDLHVREGMGIGVDENIDLIHDSVAFLKQRVDTVIFDAEHFFDGFKDSPDYAVKVLQAAVAGGADWLVLCDTNGGTMVTELAEIFAKTQAAIVERPLGIHCHNDCGLAVANSLVAVEQGALQVQGTINGLGERCGNANLVSVIANLMLKMGRKTGITDHQLKSLKTLSRFVDERVNRSPRRDQPFVGTSAFAHKGGIHVSAILKNGRTYEHVVPERVGNQRRILVSEQAGRSNLLAKLAEYGIKGVDNADSRLHHLLVEIKDLENQGYQFDGAEASFELRARRALGEVPNYFETEGFRVIDERRSRGGDDKIMGAEATVKVKVGATQLHLVGEGAGPVDALHTALLKALERFYPDIENMKLVDYKVRILQGEGTNAKVRVAIEWRDQYRQWSTVGVSDHIIAASYDAMVEAVNYKLFKDNTRSAQ